The following nucleotide sequence is from Deltaproteobacteria bacterium.
GGAGGCGGCGTCTGCTGCCCCGCGTCCTGCTGCGCCTGCTGCTGCGACGCCTTGGCGTACATGGCTTCCGCGAGCTTGTGGGAGGCTTGGTTCAACTCCTCCGCCGCCGCCCGCATGGCCGCGGCGTCGTCGCCCTCCAGGGCCTTCTTCGCCTTTTCCAGGGCCGCTTCGATGCTGGACTTGACCTCGGCGTCCAGGTCGTCGCCGTACTCCTTCAGCGACTTCTCCGTGGAGTAGACCAGCGAATCGAGCTGGTTGCGTGCCTCGGCCGCTTCCTTGCGCGTCTTGTCCTCCTCGGCGTGGACCTCGGCGTCCTTCACCATGTTCCTGATCTCTTCCTCGCTGAGGCCGCTCGAGGCGGTGATCTTGACGGACTGCTCCTTGCCGGTGCCGAGGTCCTTGGCGGAGACGTGGACGATGCCGTTGGCGTCGATGTCGAAGGTGACGTCGATCTGCGGCATGCCGCGCGGCGCCGGCGGAATGCCCTCGAGGTTGAACTGGCCGAGCAGCTTGTTGTACGCGGCCATCTCCCGCTCGCCCTGGTGCACGCTGATGGTCACCGAGGGTTGGTTGTCGGCGGCCGTGGAGAACACTTGGTTCTTCTTGGTCGGGATGGTGGTGTTGCGCTCGATCAGCTTGGTGAAGACGCCCCCCAAGGTCTCGATGCCGAGGGACAGCGGGGTCACGTCGAGCAGCAGCACGTCCTTGACGTCGCCCGTGAGCACGCCCCCCTGGATGGCCGCGCCGATGGCCACCACCTCGTCGGGGTTCACGCCCTTGTGAGGCTCCTTGCCGAAGATCTTCTTGACCCGCTCCTGCACCGCGGGCATGCGCGTCATGCCGCCGACGAGGATCACCTCGTCGATCTCCCCGGCCGAGAATCCCGCGTCCTCCAGGGCTTGGCGGCAGGGTCCCTCGGTGCGGTCGATGAGGTCTGCGCAGAGGGCTTCCAGCTTCGACCGGGAAAGCTTGATGCTCATGTGCTTGGGGCCGCTCTGGTCGGCGGTGATGAACGGCAGGTTGATGTCCGTCTCCACCGACGTGGACAGCTCGCACTTGGCCTTTTCCGCCGCCTCCTTGAGGCGCTGCAGCGCCATCTGGTCGCCGCGCAGGTCGATGCCCTGGTCCTTCTTGAACTCGTCAGCCAGGTAGTCGATGATCCGTTGGTCGAAGTCTTCGCCGCCCAGGAAGGTGTCGCCGTTGGTGGCCTTGACCTCGAAGACGCTATCGCCCAGCTCCAGGATGGAGATGTCGAAGGTGCCGCCGCCCAAGTCGAACACCGCGATCTTCTCGTCCTTCTTCTTGTCCAACCCGTAAGCCAGCGAGGCTGCCGTGGGCTCGTTGATGATGTACTGGACGTTGAGCCCGGCGATGCGCCCAGCGTCCTTGGTGGCCTGCCGCTGGCTGTCGTTGAAGTAAGCCGGCACGGAGATGACCGCCTCGGTCACGGTCTCGCCCAGGTAGTCCTCGGCGGTCTGCTTCATCTTCTGCAGGATGAAGGCCGAGATCTCCGGCGGGCTGTAGCTCTTGCCGCGGCTCGTCACCCAGGCGTCGCCCTTGTCGGAGCGGTCGAGCTTGTAGGGCAGGACGGCGGCGGCTTTCTGCACCATGGGGTCGTCGAACACGCGCCCGATCAGGCGCTTCACCGCGAAAACCGTATTCTCGGGGTTGGTGATGGCCTGGCGCCGGGCGATCTGCCCCAGCAGGCGCTCGCCGCTCTCCGAAAACGCCACCACCGAAGGGGTCGTGCGGCTCCCCTCGGCGTTCGTCAGCACCTTGGGCTCGGTGCCCTCCATGATCGCAACACACGAATTGGTCGTTCCAAGATCGATGCCTATGACCTTTGCCATGTCAGGTCTCCTTGCTGTCTCGATGTCTTTCGCCGTGGAATCTAATCATCGGTCGGGTCGTTTTCAACCGTGTTTTCGGCTTGTTTCGCGGGCGTTTTGGCGACGCTCACCAGCGACGGCCGCAGCAGCCGGTCGCCCAGGTAGTAGCCCCGGTGGACCTCGTCCACCACCGTGTTGGCCTCGTGTTCGGCGCTCTCCACCTGGGCGAAGGCCTCGTGCTTCTCCGGGTCGAAGGGCTCGCCCTTGGCCGTGACCTGGGTCACGCCGTGCTTCTGGAGCGCTTCCAGGCAGGCCCTGAGCACCAACTCCACGCCGTCCAGCAGCGACTGCCCGTTGCCGCCGGAGCGGCCGTGCTCCACCGCCCGCTCCAGGTCGTCGATGACCGGCAGGAGGTCACGCACCAGCGACTCGTTGGCGTGGCGGATGGCGTCCTGCTTTTCGCGCGCCACCCGCTTCCTGTAGTTCTCCGTCTCCGCGGCCTGCCGCAGGAACTGGTCCTCCAGCCGCCGCGCCTCTTCCCTGGCCGCCGCCAGCTCCTCGTTCAGGCGCTCCAGCTCCGAGGGCTCCGGCGCCTCGTCGCCGGCCTCCGGCTGGTCCTCCGTCACCTCGCCCTCCACGGCCGCTTCGGTTTCGTCCTTTTTCTCTTCCACCATGAATTCGTCGTTTGTTTGCTGCCCCAAGAAACCGGCCGGCGGACAAAGTACGGCATCCGCCGGGACGACGGCCGAGAGAAGGTAATCACCGATCCGGGCCGTGTCAAGGTGGCGACATCAAACGCCGGAAGGGGCGGAACGGGGCGGAAGTCGGTGTTTCGGCGCGACTTTTTGGACGCGTTGGTGTATACGTGACAGGAGTTTGACGATTGTGCGGCGTGCCCGGAGGGAGGAACGGCCGGGAGCGTCGCGGGGGGTTGCGTTGCCGGCGATACGGTCGAGCCCGGCCATCGTTTTGCGGTCCTGGGCGTACGGCGAATCGGACAAGATCGTCTCTTTCCTGACACGGGATTTCGGCAAGATCCGGGGCATCGCCAAGGGAGCCAAGCGCTCCCGCAAGCGGTTTCTCAACGTCCTGGAGCCCTTCACGCTCGTCCAGTTGCGCTTCCACGAACGTCCGAACAGCCCGCTGGCGTTCGTGCACGCGTGCGACTGGGTGTACGTGTTCCGGGCCATAGCCAGGGACCTGGGCAAGATCGCGCACGCCTCCTACCTCGTGGAGATCACGGACGAGCTGACGCGCGACGGCGACGACAGCCTGTCGCTGTTCGAGCACCTGCGCTCCGGGCTCCGGTTCCTGGAGGAGAACGCGGCTTCGCCGGAGTTCCTCACCGCATTCGAGCTGATGCTGCTGCGGTTGGCCGGTTTCCAGCCCATCCTGGAGCAGTGCCAGCGCTGCGGCCGCGACCCCGGGCCCGGCGGCGGGGACCTCGATCGCTGGGGGTTCAGCCCGGCCGACGGAGGCGTGCTTTGCCGCGGCTGCCGCGAGTACCGCAGGGAGGCGGTGCCCCTGTCGGCCGAGGCGTTGGGCGTGCTCACCCACATCCAGCGGCACGGCTGGACCGAAGGCGAGGCGCCGCCGTCGCTCCAGCCGGCCTTGCGGGAGGCGCGCGCGTTGATGCCCTTGTTTATCCAGTACCAGATTAGTAAGAAGCTCAAGTCCGCGGCCTTCCTGGACGGCCCGTTCCGTTAGAGAGAATGGCGTCCTTCGACTTCGCTGCGCTACGCTCAGGACGAACGGGGGACGACCGGGAATTGGCCTACAACCGTTCGTCCTGAGCGTAGCGTCGCGCCAGCGGCGCGAAGTCGAAGGACGCCATATTCGACAGCAGACAGGAGAACCACAGCGCCCATGAACGAACACGCGACGATGGAAAAGGTCGTCAATCTGTGCAAGCGGAGAGGGTTCATCTTTCCGTCCAGTGAGATTTACGGAGGCATCGGCAGCACCTGGGACTACGGGCCCGTGGGCGTGGAGCTCAAGCGCAACGTCAAGGAGGCGTGGTGGAAGGCGGTGGTGACCGGCCGCAACGACACCGTCGGCCTGGACGCCTCGATCCTGATGCACCCGAGGGTGTGGGAGGCGTCGGGCCACGTGGCCGGCTTCTCGGACCCGCTGGTGGAGTGCAAGGTGTGCCACCAACGTTTCCGCGAGGACTTCCTGGAGGAAGCGGGCAAGTGCCCGGTCTGCGGCGGCGAGGTCACCGAGGCGCGGCAGTTCAACCTGATGTTCAAGACCTTCATGGGGCCGGTGGAGGACACCGCCAGCACGGTGTTCCTGCGTCCCGAGACCGCCCAGGGCATCTTCGTCAACTTCACCAACGTCCTGGACACCGCGCGCCAGAAGATCCCCTTCGGCATCGCGCAGATCGGCAAGAGCTTCCGCAACGAGATCACCCCCGGCAACTTCATCTTCCGCACCCGCGAGTTCGAGCAGATGGAGATCGAGTACTTCGTCAAGCCGGGCGAAGACGAGGAGGCGTTCCAGTCCTGGCAGGACGCGCGCATGCATTGGTATGTGGACAACGGCATCCGCGCCGGCAACCTGCGTCTCCGTCCCCACGGCAGCGACGAGCTGGCGCACTACGCCAAGGCCTGCGTGGACGTGGAGTACGAGTTTCCGTTCGGCTGGTCGGAGCTCGAGGGTATCGCCAACCGCAGCGACTTCGACCTGAAGCAGCACATGGAGTACAGCGGCAAGGACATGACCTACTTCGACGAGGCCACCCGCAGCCGCTACGTCCCCTATGTCATCGAGCCTTCCGCCGGCGTGGACCGGCCGCTGCTGGCGTTCCTGGTGGACGCCTACGACGAGGAGGAGGTGGAGGGCGAGCGCCGCATCGTGCTGCGCCTCGACCCGCGCCTGGCGCCGTTCAAGGCGGGCGTCTATCCGCTGCTGCGGAAGGACGGACATCCCGAGCGCGCGCAGGAGATCCGCGACATCCTGAAGGAGCACTTCCCGGTGGTCTATGACCAGGCCGGCTCCATCGGGCGGCGCTACCGCCGGCAGGACGAGATCGGCACGCCCTTCGGCATCACCGTGGACCATGACACCCTGAAGGACCAGACCGTGACCCTGCGCGACCGCGACGCCATGACCCAGGTGCGCATTCCCGTGGACCGGCTGGTGGAAGAGATCCGCCGGCGCATGGATCCGCGGACGAGGGCGAGCTGATGGCCCGGCACGTCTACTCGTTCGGGGCGGGCAAGGCCATGGGCGGGGCCTCCATGCGCGAGGTCCTGGGGGGCAAGGGCGCGGGCCTCCACGAGATGACCCGCCTGGGCGTGCCGGTGCCGCCCGGCTTCACCATCTCCACCGCCGTCTGCACCCACTTCTACGAGCACGACGGCACTTATCCCGAGGGTCTGGAGCGGGAGGTCGCCGGCGCCATGGCCGGGGTGGAGGAGATCATGGGCCGGCGCTTCGGCGACGGCGACAACCCGCTGCTCGTGTCCGTGCGCTCGGGCGCGCGCGAGTCCATGCCCGGCATGATGGACACGGTGCTCAATCTCGGGCTCAACGACGACACCGTGGCGGGCATGATCGAGCGCACCGGCAACCCGCGCTTCGTGTACGACTCCTACCGCCGCTTCGTGCAGATGTACGGCGACGTGGTGCTGGGCATGAAGCCCGACGAGGCCGAAGCCCACGACGTGTTCGAGACGCTGCTGGGGCGCAAGAAGAAGGCCCGCGGCGTGACCGACGACACCGCCCTCGCGGCCGACGACCTGCGGGACCTGGTGGACGAGTTCAAGGACGAGATCCGGCGGGAGTGCGGCGTGCCCTTCCCCGAGGATCCGGTGGAGCAGCTCTGGGGCGCCATCGGCGCCGTGTTCGGGTCGTGGAACAACGACCGCGCGGCGGCCTACCGGAAGATGTACGGCATCCCCGACGATTGGGGAACGGCGGTGAACGTCCAGACCATGGTGTTCGGCAACATGGGCGACACCTCCGGCACCGGGGTGGCCTTCACGCGCGATCCGGCGACGGGCGAGCGGCGCTTCTACGGCGAGTTCCTGATGAACGCCCAGGGCGAGGACGTGGTGGCCGGCATCCGCACGCCCCAGCCCATCAGC
It contains:
- the grpE gene encoding nucleotide exchange factor GrpE, translating into MVEEKKDETEAAVEGEVTEDQPEAGDEAPEPSELERLNEELAAAREEARRLEDQFLRQAAETENYRKRVAREKQDAIRHANESLVRDLLPVIDDLERAVEHGRSGGNGQSLLDGVELVLRACLEALQKHGVTQVTAKGEPFDPEKHEAFAQVESAEHEANTVVDEVHRGYYLGDRLLRPSLVSVAKTPAKQAENTVENDPTDD
- the dnaK gene encoding molecular chaperone DnaK, yielding MAKVIGIDLGTTNSCVAIMEGTEPKVLTNAEGSRTTPSVVAFSESGERLLGQIARRQAITNPENTVFAVKRLIGRVFDDPMVQKAAAVLPYKLDRSDKGDAWVTSRGKSYSPPEISAFILQKMKQTAEDYLGETVTEAVISVPAYFNDSQRQATKDAGRIAGLNVQYIINEPTAASLAYGLDKKKDEKIAVFDLGGGTFDISILELGDSVFEVKATNGDTFLGGEDFDQRIIDYLADEFKKDQGIDLRGDQMALQRLKEAAEKAKCELSTSVETDINLPFITADQSGPKHMSIKLSRSKLEALCADLIDRTEGPCRQALEDAGFSAGEIDEVILVGGMTRMPAVQERVKKIFGKEPHKGVNPDEVVAIGAAIQGGVLTGDVKDVLLLDVTPLSLGIETLGGVFTKLIERNTTIPTKKNQVFSTAADNQPSVTISVHQGEREMAAYNKLLGQFNLEGIPPAPRGMPQIDVTFDIDANGIVHVSAKDLGTGKEQSVKITASSGLSEEEIRNMVKDAEVHAEEDKTRKEAAEARNQLDSLVYSTEKSLKEYGDDLDAEVKSSIEAALEKAKKALEGDDAAAMRAAAEELNQASHKLAEAMYAKASQQQAQQDAGQQTPPPGADGGKPDDNVVDADFEEVKEEEQETKL
- a CDS encoding glycine--tRNA ligase; the protein is MNEHATMEKVVNLCKRRGFIFPSSEIYGGIGSTWDYGPVGVELKRNVKEAWWKAVVTGRNDTVGLDASILMHPRVWEASGHVAGFSDPLVECKVCHQRFREDFLEEAGKCPVCGGEVTEARQFNLMFKTFMGPVEDTASTVFLRPETAQGIFVNFTNVLDTARQKIPFGIAQIGKSFRNEITPGNFIFRTREFEQMEIEYFVKPGEDEEAFQSWQDARMHWYVDNGIRAGNLRLRPHGSDELAHYAKACVDVEYEFPFGWSELEGIANRSDFDLKQHMEYSGKDMTYFDEATRSRYVPYVIEPSAGVDRPLLAFLVDAYDEEEVEGERRIVLRLDPRLAPFKAGVYPLLRKDGHPERAQEIRDILKEHFPVVYDQAGSIGRRYRRQDEIGTPFGITVDHDTLKDQTVTLRDRDAMTQVRIPVDRLVEEIRRRMDPRTRAS
- the recO gene encoding DNA repair protein RecO, with protein sequence MPAIRSSPAIVLRSWAYGESDKIVSFLTRDFGKIRGIAKGAKRSRKRFLNVLEPFTLVQLRFHERPNSPLAFVHACDWVYVFRAIARDLGKIAHASYLVEITDELTRDGDDSLSLFEHLRSGLRFLEENAASPEFLTAFELMLLRLAGFQPILEQCQRCGRDPGPGGGDLDRWGFSPADGGVLCRGCREYRREAVPLSAEALGVLTHIQRHGWTEGEAPPSLQPALREARALMPLFIQYQISKKLKSAAFLDGPFR